One Chlamydiales bacterium genomic window, AACTACTCCTGGTTTCAAGAAGGATTATTTTGAGAACAAAAATAACAAGAAGGTTTTTTTTGAGCAATGAAAAATTAGCACTTTTTCAATGTAAGTGCTAATAAATAAATTTTTAAACAAATCAGTCAGATGACAAGATGATCTTTAAAAAGTCTTAGAGATTTGAAACTAACATTTTTCACAGGCTATTAATTCGAATTGATCGAGCAGAGAATTGAATTTATGAAAAATTCCCTCAATGGGTTCAGTAGAAATCATATCTACTCCAGCGAGTTTTAGTAGTTCAATAGGGAATAATGAAGATCCTCCTTTCAGAAATTGCAAATAGTGATCACGAGCTTTTGCATCTCCAGAAAGAACCTTTTCTGCGAGAGTGAGTGCTGCACTGATGCCGGTCGCATATTGATAAACATAAAAATTATAATAAAAATGGGGGATCCGAGCCCATTCAATCTGAATTTCTTCATCAATAAAAGCATCAGGACCAAAATAGTCAACATTCAATTGATAATATATTGTTTTAAGTAAAGAGGGGGTTAGGGGAATATTGTTTTCCACAAGCTCATGAATTTTTAGTTCGAATTCAGCAAACATAGTTTGGCGGAAAAAAGTCGCACGGATATCCTCAATTTTTTCATTTAGTAAAAAGAGTTTTTCTTCTTTTTTTGTAGAACGCTTAAGAAGGAGGGCCATTAACAACTCTTCATTAAAAGTCGAAGCAACTTCAGCCACAAAAATTGAGTAATCAGAGTAATGATAGGGTTGGTGTGTCCTACTTAGATATGAATGCATACTATGTCCTGCTTCATGAGCAAGTGTGAAAGTATCCCGTAGAATGCCATGGAAGTTCATAAGAATATAGGGAAAGCTATCAAAACATCCATTTGAATAAGCCCCCGAGCGTTTATGCTTGTTTTCGTAAGGATCCACCCAACGATCTTTTTTTAATCCTTGCTTCAAAATATTTTGATACTCCTTACCCAAAGGAATCACTGATTCTAAAGTGAGATCTTCTGCTTCGGTATAAGACATTTTGAAGTCAATATGAGAAACAAGAGGAACATACATGTCATAGAGATGGATTTCACGAAGTTTAAGAACGTTTTTTCGAAGATGGACATAACGATGAAGAGTTTGTATCCTTTCACGCACAGCTTTAATCAGAGAATAGTAGATTGACGTAGGAATATTTTTAGGAAAAAGAGCTGCATCAAGACAAGAAGTATAGGAACGAGCCCGAGCATTAAATAAGTGAGATTGAACTTGGCCATAGAGAAGTTCTGAAAAGGTGTTTTCAAATTCTTGAAGTGTGGAATGCATTCTTTTAAATGCATTTTGTCGCAAAATTGGATCTTGTGATCGCATATAAACTTGATATGTACCTTGAGTCAATGGATGTTCTTGTCCTTGGCTATCAATAATTGTTCCAATTTTCATATCAGCATCATTAAGAGCTGAAAAAGTTTTTGAAGAAGTTTGCATGGGTTTACAAGCGATAGCGATTAATTTTTCCCTATCAGCATCCAGTCTATAAGGACGCATACGGAGAATTTTCTCAAGGTAAAATCGGTAAATTGTAAGTTCTGGTTTATCCAAATAAGATTGAATCAATGGAAGTGGTAGCATCAAAATCTCGGGTTCAATCCATGCACTTTCTTCTTGAAAATCGAGCAACAAAGAAGAGATCTGTTGATAGGCTTTTTTAAAACGATCTTCAGTGATTTCTTCATTATGACGGTTATGAGCATAAGTATGAAGTTTATCAAGAGTTCTTGAAATTTTAAACGAAAGGTTCAGAGTTTCTTTGATCATTTCTTCCCCCTCTTTAAGCCGCCCTCGATAGCGATTTAAATTTGGCCAATAGGGAGGAGTAGGTTTTTCACGGACATTTTGAAAAGCTTTTTCCCAATCCTCTAAAGAAGAGTAAAGTGCTTGAATGTTCCAGGATTCTTCAGGAGAAAGCTGAGCTCGTGTTTTCATTTGTTTTGACATGGATTCTGTTCAATATTGTATGTGAAATTTATTTCTTGCAAGCTTGATCACTTCTTCAACTACTTGAAAAGCATCTTCTCCATCTGCTTCAATCCGAATCCGAGATCCACGTGTAGCCGCTAAAGTAAGAATCCCAAGAAGAGATTTGCCATTGACGATGAGATCTTGATAAATCAAATTCACATGAGATTTGAAATTTGTTGTGCATTTAACCAGCTCAGTCGAAGGACGGGTATGTAATCCTTTATCATTAATGACAACAAAAACTCCCTCTGCTTTATTAGCAGTCTTTATCACTTTTTCTTCAGAATGTAGGTTTTTGTTTTTTTTTCTAACCATAACTATGCACGAAAGAAGAGAAAAAGAAGGGTATAGATTTTTTTAAAAATTAGCAATCAAAAATTTTAGTGATTATGTTTTCTCTCTCATTTTTATTCTTCATAGTAGATTGTCCTTTCAAAAACTTCCCGTGTGCAGTAGATAGGTGTTTTGTTTAAGAGAGCAAACATAATGCAATCACTTGGACGAGCATCAATCTCAATAATAGAAAGAATCTCACCTGCCTTATGTTCTAAGAAAAGGCGTGCAAAATAAGTCGTATCTTTTAAATCGTTTATGACAACTTGCTTCACTTTAATTTCTAGTCCATAGAAAACTTGATTTATCAAGTCATAGGTATTGGGACGCTGTTTTTCGATTGAGGAAAGGTATAATTGCATAGTTTTGCCAATCGATAAATCTGTGTAAATAGCAAATTTTTTTTCCTCAGCTTCAAGCACTACACATGTATAAGAGCGCGATTGCATAACTTTTTCAAAATTGACTGGTATAAGTTCCGAAATTTCTTGCATGATGACCTGTTTTTCTTAAGTAATAAAATCTATATTTCCATTCTTATATGCGACAAGAATCTGTAGGGATACAAGCCCTAAGAGAGAACTAATAAAAAAGCCTGTTTCGACAACACCAGGAAACTGAATAAGTACTTTATGATCTTTTTCAGGCTCGATAAAGCCCTCAGTTTTTTGGATATCATAAATAAAATTGCCATTGTCAGTTAAATAAGGAAGACCATCTTTTGTGCGTAAACTGCCTTCGTAGCCTGCACTATGGATTTTAGCAATCGTTGCGTGGTATCCAAAGGGAAGGATTTCAATAGGTAAACCAAATTTGCCAAGCATGGGGACTAGCTTGCTTTCATCTGCAATAATGATGACTTTTTTGCTTGTACTTGCAATAATTTTTTCCCGTAAAAGGGCTCCTCCACCTCCTTTAATACAACGTAGCTTAGAGTCGATCTCATCAGCACTATCAATCGTGAGATCGATTCTATTGACAGCATCCATTGAAAGGAGAGGGATTCCACCTGCTTTTGCTTTTTCAGAGGAATGGAGCGAAGAAGCCACGGCTTTAATTTTTAATCCAGCACGGCATTTTTCAATTAAACTATCAATAAAAAAAGCAGTCGTTGAACCTGTCCCTAGCCCAATTAACATTCCCTCTTTAACAAACTCGACAGCTTTTTTAGCAACAGATTTTTTAAGTTGATTTTGAAGGTCACAATTCAATTTCATAAAACTTGTGTATACCTTACGATGATCTTCAGGTCAAAGGAAAAAGGAGGTAGGATGCTTCTTGGAGAATTTTCTGAGCAATTGAATCGTTATCTAAAATCTGATTTTTTTCAGGATTATGGCCCTAATGGCATTCAAGTAGAAGGAAAAGAAGAGGTCCATCGCATTGCTACTGCAGTATCAGCAAATTTAAAAACCATTCAAATGGCTATTGATAAACATTGTGATGCACTTGTGGTACATCATGGTCTTTTTTGGAATGGTGATCCCTATCCTATTAGGGGGGCGAAAAAAAAGAAAATCAAACTTCTTTTAGATAACCAGATTTCTCTTTTAGCTTACCATCTTCCGCTAGATGCTCATCAGGAAATTGGAAATAATTGGAAAGCTGCTCAAGACCTTGGATGGGAAAATCTTGAATCTTTTAAGAGTCGAAAAGGCATGGATATTGGAGTAAAAGGACGATTCAAATCCATATTCATTGAGCATTTTATTAAAACTTTAGAAACTTATTATGAACATCCGGCTCATTTAGCTTTAGGAGGAAAAGAATATTTGGAAAATGCTGCTCTCATTTCAGGTGGGGCTTATCGAGAGTTGATTGTAGTAGCCGAAGCAGGAATCGATTGTTTTATCACTGGTAATTTCGATGAGCCTGCATGGGCAATGGCTTACGAAGAAAATATTCATTTTTTGGCTTTAGGGCACTCAGCAACAGAAAGAGTAGCTCCTAAAGCACTTGCTGAATATCTCTCCAGAGAAATGAAATTAGATAGTGAATTCATTGATGTTCAAAATCCTTTTTAAACAAAAAAGTCTAGTTTCAATAGGATTTTTTATTTCATTTTTTTTTGAAAGACTTAACTATCTATTGACTCAAGCCAGGTTTAATGCGTCCTTTGAGTTCTTCTTGAAGATTTGAGGATTTTTCTTGTAGTTGTTTGAGAATTTGATTTGCTAACCCTGAGGTTTCTTTCTTTAGAGAATCTTTTAGTTGAGCGACATCTTCTGATTTTGGTTCAGTAAGAATGTTTCTGTCTTTTAAAGGTTTATAGTTTTTAGATGTCCTTAATTGTCGCTTTTCAATCGCATTAATAGCAATTTTTCTGAGTTCTTCTTCGGAATTTGCTTTTTGTTTTGTCAATGCTTTTTGCAGTTGCTCATCTTCTCGCTCTTGGAGCTTTTTAACCATTTCTTCATAATTTTCAGGATACTCGATAATTTCTTCTTTGTCGGCATGTTCTCCTTTGTTCATCTATAGAAGCTCCTTTACTCTGATACGATGATTTCGTATGATAACAGAATTTAATTTTCTAAGAAATAGTTGAAAAGGAATGAATGAAAAATCTTATTTACAAACTTAAAGAACGAGGTTTTATTGATAGTGTTACAGATCACAAACTCTTTAGTTTAACGAAACATCCTATCAAAGTATATGCTGGATTTGACCCTACTTCGAATAGTTTACATCTTGGAAATTTAATTGCGATGATAGGGCTTGCATGGTTTCACCGTTTTGGTCACAAACCTATTGCTCTTATTGGGGGGGCAACTGGAATGATTGGAGATCCTTCTGGAAGAAATACCGAACGCAATATTCTGGATAGCAAGACAATTCATATCAACTCAATTGGAATTCGCCGCTCTCTTGAAGCAGTGTTAAAAACTGATGTGATGATTTTAGATAACGCTTCTTGGTTTAGAGAGATGGGATATATTTCTTTTTTACGAGATATTGGCAAATTTTTTCGTCTAGGACCTATGTTAGCTAAAGAGAGTGTTAAAACGCGTCTGACTTCAAAAGAAGGGATTAGCTATACGGAATTCAGTTATCAACTATTTCAAGCGTATGATTTTCTTCATCTTTTTAGAGAGCATGAGGTCACTCTTCAAATTGGAGGAAGTGATCAGTGGGGGAACATTGTTGCTGGAACTGAGTTAGTCCGTAGATTAACAGGCACATCAGTGAATGGAATGACTTTTCCTCTTCTTACTCGTAGTGATGGTAAAAAATTTGGAAAAAGTGAAAAAGGTGCAATTTGGCTCAATCCTGATCGCCTTCCTTCTTACGATTTTTATCAGTATTTTTTTTCTATTCCTGATGCGGATATTCCGAAAATGTTTCGCATGCTTACATTTTTAGATCTTGAGGAAATTCGTGAGATAGAAGATTCAATGAGAGCAAAAGACTATATCCCTAATTCAGCACAAAGACGATTAGCAGAAGAGGTCACGAAAATTGTTCATGGTCAACAAGGATTGAACGAAGCAATTTCTATTACTAAAGCTGCTCAACCAGGAAGTCATACTCAACTTACATCGGAAACGCTTCGTACCCTTGTTTCTGGTCTACCCAGTCAGACTCTTTTAGTCGACAAAGTAGTTGGAGTCAAGTTAATTGATTTACTTGTTAAATGTCATCTTTTAGAAAGCAAAGGAGAAGCACGCCGTATGATTATAGGAGGGGGAGTTTCTCTCAATAATGTTAAGGTCAGTGATGAGGAGTTGGTCTTATCCAAAACTCATCTTGTAGAAAATGAATTTGTTCTTATCAGTTTAGGTAAAAAAAAGAAGTTAGTCATTCGCATTTCTTAAGTGCGTTTTTATGATCTTTTTCTATTCTATTCTAATCCCAACTAGTTGATAACCAAGAGTAAAATAGATTTATATTTTTTCTGAATATGAATCTTTATATATTGATAGAAATCAATATCTTATAAAATAAATCTCTTTAAAATAATGGAAATTTAGCTAAAAAAAATGTCTTTTTGTAAAAATTCTCTTGAAACGAAAATGTAGATAGATATTATACGGCTATAACTCAATAAAATAAGAGAGAGAATGCTTAGTTTTAGCATTCTCAATTTCGGTACTACCGACAAGTTCAAACTAGGAGGCACAAATTATGGCAACCATGACCAAGAAGAAATTGATCACGACCATCTCGCAGGATGAAGGACTTCATCCAAATCATGTTCGTGCAGTTATCCAAAATTTTCTCGATAAGATGACAGAAGCCTTAGCAAAAGGAGACCGTCTAGAATTTCGTGATTTTGGAGTTTTACAAGTTGTGAAAAGAAAACCAAAAATTGGTCGTAATCCAAAGAACTCATCTGTTCCCATTCATATTCCAGCACGTCGAGCGGTTAAATTTACGCCAGGAAAGAAGATGCGTCGCTTAATTGAAACATCAAAAGGTGAATAAAAAAACAGGTGTTTTTTTCCTAATTCAATATGTTACCCTTAGTAAAAGCTAAGGGTTTTTTTATGCAAGAAAGAGAAATGTCATTTGAAGAGGCACTGTTTCCATGGGGCGATCTTCCTTATCCTTGCGAATACGCAAAGAGAGGTTTCGATCTAGCACAAAGAGGAGAAATTGAAAAAGCGAAGAAAATGACAAGATTTTACCAAGCGACTCTTGACCACTATGATCGACCGATTTATTCATTTTTTCAACAAGAAAAAGGAGGGCGTTTTCAGGAGCTTGAGAGAGCGAGTCATGCCTTTTTAAAAGCATGTGATGTTCAACCATTATCTCAATACCATTTTATCGACTCTCAATTAGGGATCCTTTATCATCGACAAGAAGAACAAACTATTCTTTGTTTGGGATCAGGTTGTAAAAGTGGGATGGGTGCTTTTTTTGTTGGTAAAGTAGGGGTGGTGAATTTTGGTCCACAGTTAAAGCCACTTGGCGACTGTTCTGGATTTGGGCTAGCTGGGAAAGGAAGAAATATAGAGATTTCAGAAAATCTTTTAAGTTACCAATGTCGTTTAGCTGCCCCGCATCATAGAGATACTGGTATTTCTTGGTTAAAAGATTCAGGTTACTGCGGAGCTTGGATTGAAAGTAGATGTGCAATAGATGATAATTGTTTAGATATCACGAGTCGGATTGAAGGGTTTCGCCCCCTTTCTGATTTTATTTTTACTTACTTTATGAAAGCGCAAACTTGTTATGTTGCTGGATCTCATAAATTGACTGCTCATTCACTTGATCGTTATCAAGGTCCACCTCAACCAATCAAAATCGATGGTTTAGTAGTTAACCCATGTGAAGGGTTTTGCAACATGGAAGTGATCCCATTAGCTGGAGATAATAGTTTTTGGGAAGCAGATTTTATGATTTCTTTTAAGATATTAAGGAAAAATTTTCATTTTACGATCAACACCTATAAAAATCTCTCATTGAAGTAAAACTACTTTCTTATTTCTCATAGAGTCTATGACTACAGATCATTTACCAAAGACCACAGCATGCTTTAATACTATCTGAGCGACAGATGGACTTTAAAGATGAAATGAGTACTTTTCAAAAAAAGCATTAGGCAAATTTGGAGTATTAAAGCATGATCAGTTGTCTAGAGCTCAAATCTTCTATGAGAAAAACAGGGTTTTCAAATGAATCATAATAGTTTTTAGATCTGATTTTCTTAGTATACTAAATATATTAACTAAAAAGATTTAAATAGGTAAGTTGAAAGTTAATCTTCTATATTGTATCATTTTCTTTTAAAGTTATTTAGGGACTATCGATGGATATTTTGCCTCATGAAAAACAAATTGTTGAATATGAAAGAACTATTCAACAATTTAAAGAGCAAAATCAAAAAAATTCTTTATTTTCTCAAGAAGAGATCCATAAATTTCAAAAAAAACTGAATAAGTTAAAAGAAAATATATATTCCAATCTAACTCCATGGGAACGGGTTCAAATTTGTCGTCATCCGAAGCGTCCACGTTCTACTGACTATATTCAAAATATTTGTGAAGATTTTATTGAAATTTTTGGAGATCGTCATTTTAGTGATGACCGTGCTGTAATTGGGGGGCTTGGTAAGATTAATGGACGGAAATTTATGATCATTGGTCAAGAGAAGGGAAACGATACAGAAAGTCGCCTTCATCGGAATTTTGGGATGCTTCATCCAGAAGGTTTTCGTAAAGGACTTCGTCTTGCTAGATTGGCTGAAAAATTTCATCTTCCTGTTGTTTTTCTTCTTGATACTCCTGGAGCGTACCCCGGATTAACGGCTGAGGAACGTGGACAAGGTTGGGCAATTGCCTATAATTTAAGAGAGCTTGTCCGTCTTACAACACCGGTGATTGTATTGATTGTGGGCGAAGGATGTTCAGGAGGTGCTCTTGGAATGGGAATAGGAGATGTGATTGGGATGCTTGAACATGCCTATTATTCTGTGATTTCTCCTGAAGGGTGTGCATCTATTTTATGGAAAGATGCTGGAAAAAATAGTGAGGCAGCAGCAACTCTTAAAATGCAAGCTGAGGATCTAGTGAATTTTTCTGTAATTGATCATATTATCTATGAACCGATGGGAGGTGCTCATCATGATCGAGATCAGATTTATCGAGATGTAAAAGCTTTTATTTTAGAAAAATGGGATCTACTCAAATGCTATCCTCCTGAAGTACTACTCGAAAGACGCTATCAAAAATTTCGCAAAATGGGGCAATTCCAAACGGTAAATCATGAAACTTCTTCTCAAGTCAGCTCTGCTGAATCGTAAACACTATGCACTTCTTTTAGTGACAATTTTAGCGATGTTCATGCTGACTATTGGTTCGCAAATGGAAATGTTTGCACTAGGCGTAATTACAAAAATGGGTCCCGATTTTTTTACTCTTTTTGGGACAGAAAAAGAGGGTAGACTACAGCAAGCAAATAGTGTCACTTTAGATCAAGTTGAATCGAAATGGGGAGTAATTGCTTCAACACCACGGGGCCCGATTAGTATTGATGCAGCCAATGCTTATATCAGTCATCGAGGAGGAATGACGATTGTTCAAAGGCTTGTGGCTTTTTTAGATCGACATTTTGATATTCATAGGCATCTTGTTCACTTGGCTTTTATTTTGATTTTTGTTGCTTTTTTCAAAGCCACAGCGCTTTTTTTTCATCGCTATTTGACTCAGTTGATTTCGATTCGTGTTAGTCGTGATTTACGTCAACAGTATTTTGAGCATATTCAATCACTTCCAATGAAGTTTTATCATGATTACGATATTGGCAGCCTTTCAGCTCGTGTGTCTGGTGATGCAGGAGTTGTAGCATCTGCGATTAATTCCCTTTTATTGAACTATATCCAAGCTCCTTTTGCTGTGATTTCCACTCTTTTTGCTTGTTTTTACATTTCTTGGAAGCTTTCAGTTGTTATTTTTATTGGGTTTCCAATTATTGTCCTTCCTATCATTTATATTGCGAAAAAGATTAAAGCTATTTCTAAGCAAATGCAACGAAACCAAGAAGGATTTGCAGCCGTCTTATTGGATTTTTTAAGTGGGGTGATGACCATTAAAGTGTTTGCTATGGAGTCTTTTTCTCTCAAGAAATACAAAGAACAAAATAACAAGATGGCCTATCTTGAAGAGTGTAGTGCACGTTTTGGCACAGCTGCACGTCCGTTGCTCCATACTATCTCTTCTCTTTTTTTCGCATTGGTTATCTTATTTGGACTCTATTTTTTTCACTTAGCTGCAGCAGAATTATTTGTTTTTTGCGGCCTTCTTTATGTCTTTTATGAGCCTATTAAAAAATTTGCTGAAGAAAATAATAATATTTTTCGTGGAATCGCTGCTTCTGAACGGATGTATGAAGTGCTTAATATCGATTCAGCAATTCAAGATGAGCCAGATGCAATGAATTTTATAGAACTCAAAGAGCTCATTGAATTCCGTAATGTCTCTTTTCGATATCGAGATGAATGGATTATCAAAAATGTAAGTTTTACAATTAAAAAAGGAGAAACCGTCGCTCTTTTAGGACCTACTGGAGCTGGTAAATCTACTCTTGTTAAACTCCTTCCAAGGCTCTATGACATTCAAGAAGGAGATATTTTGATTGATGGAAGATCGATCAAAAAATATACTCAAAAATCCTTAAGAGAAGGTATCGCTTTCATTCCTCAAAAACCTTTTCTTTTTTTTGATACGATTCGTGCAAATATTGCTTTTGGGCAAAACTTTACAGATCAGGAGATTCGTGCAGCTGCTCGTTCTGCTCATGCTGAAGAATTTATTGTTCAGTTACCTAATAGTTTTGATTTTCAATTAGAAGAGTCGGGGAAAAATCTGTCTGGTGGTCAACAGCAAAGAATTGCAATAGCTCGTGCTTTAGTAAAAAATGCTCCGATTCTTGTCATGGATGAAGCAACTTCTTCACTTGATGTGGTCAGTGAAGGAAGAATTCGAGATGCGATTTGTAATTTACATGGAAAATTGACACAAATTATTATTGCTCATCGGTTTTCAACGATTGAACATGCTGATAAAATTGTTTACTTAGAAAATGGCACTAAGATAGGAGAAGGATCTAAAGAAGAATTAATCAAAAATTGTCCTAGTTTTCATCGCATGTATAGCCTGTGGCATAAGCAGGGAACAGGTTTAGAATAAACTCCCCGAGAGTATTTTATTGATTTTTGACTATCAATCCTTTTCATCTTTTGCTTCATTATTTTCGTCAATCTCAGAATCATCTTTATCAACCAGATTTGTAAGATATGTTTGAAGAAGATTTTCTTCAGTTGAATGAAAGACCAGGTAATAAGTTATTCATAGTCATCGCGATAGGAAGCGAAAAAAAATAACTATTGAAAGAAAAATATTATGTCTTCTCATTAAAAGAAAAAGCAGACTGTTCTTTTAGATGTAACTTCTCCATATCTTCTTCTGCTTTTTTTAATGACTTATAGTAGCAAATTCTCGGTTGAGAATGCAGATGAATTTCATAGCCTATTAGATGATCACTGAAATCATACTTAGATATGAATCGATACTGACCCTTATCTAATAAGCCAAATGTTTTATTATACGTTGCTTGTAAAGATTGTGTTTGTTTAAAAAATTTAGGATATTTACGTTTAACATAGTGAGAAGGATAACTAGGCGTAGTCTCGTTGAATTGTGATGCAGCATTTTTATAAAGCGAGCTTTTTAGTCCTCTAGCATGGTGATCTAATTCTTTTCTATCTTTAAAACAGAAGACTTTAATCTCCTCATCTTCGCTATCTCTTTGGATTGAGAACCAATGAGTCACTTCGATACTATCAAAACGCTGCCCACTGAGTAACCAGAATTGACCTAGTCCAATTTTTAGATCGATTTCTTGTTCTTTAATATACTTCTTTAAAGATGGCAAGAGTGTTGCTATTTCTTCTCTAGACACCTGTTTTTTGTAATAACTATTCATTAAATTCAGAATCATTGCTATATCAATGATAAAGATCCCG contains:
- the pepF gene encoding oligoendopeptidase F translates to MSKQMKTRAQLSPEESWNIQALYSSLEDWEKAFQNVREKPTPPYWPNLNRYRGRLKEGEEMIKETLNLSFKISRTLDKLHTYAHNRHNEEITEDRFKKAYQQISSLLLDFQEESAWIEPEILMLPLPLIQSYLDKPELTIYRFYLEKILRMRPYRLDADREKLIAIACKPMQTSSKTFSALNDADMKIGTIIDSQGQEHPLTQGTYQVYMRSQDPILRQNAFKRMHSTLQEFENTFSELLYGQVQSHLFNARARSYTSCLDAALFPKNIPTSIYYSLIKAVRERIQTLHRYVHLRKNVLKLREIHLYDMYVPLVSHIDFKMSYTEAEDLTLESVIPLGKEYQNILKQGLKKDRWVDPYENKHKRSGAYSNGCFDSFPYILMNFHGILRDTFTLAHEAGHSMHSYLSRTHQPYHYSDYSIFVAEVASTFNEELLMALLLKRSTKKEEKLFLLNEKIEDIRATFFRQTMFAEFELKIHELVENNIPLTPSLLKTIYYQLNVDYFGPDAFIDEEIQIEWARIPHFYYNFYVYQYATGISAALTLAEKVLSGDAKARDHYLQFLKGGSSLFPIELLKLAGVDMISTEPIEGIFHKFNSLLDQFELIACEKC
- a CDS encoding HPr family phosphocarrier protein; its protein translation is MVRKKNKNLHSEEKVIKTANKAEGVFVVINDKGLHTRPSTELVKCTTNFKSHVNLIYQDLIVNGKSLLGILTLAATRGSRIRIEADGEDAFQVVEEVIKLARNKFHIQY
- a CDS encoding DUF151 domain-containing protein, producing MQEISELIPVNFEKVMQSRSYTCVVLEAEEKKFAIYTDLSIGKTMQLYLSSIEKQRPNTYDLINQVFYGLEIKVKQVVINDLKDTTYFARLFLEHKAGEILSIIEIDARPSDCIMFALLNKTPIYCTREVFERTIYYEE
- the rpiA gene encoding ribose-5-phosphate isomerase RpiA; this encodes MKLNCDLQNQLKKSVAKKAVEFVKEGMLIGLGTGSTTAFFIDSLIEKCRAGLKIKAVASSLHSSEKAKAGGIPLLSMDAVNRIDLTIDSADEIDSKLRCIKGGGGALLREKIIASTSKKVIIIADESKLVPMLGKFGLPIEILPFGYHATIAKIHSAGYEGSLRTKDGLPYLTDNGNFIYDIQKTEGFIEPEKDHKVLIQFPGVVETGFFISSLLGLVSLQILVAYKNGNIDFIT
- a CDS encoding Nif3-like dinuclear metal center hexameric protein, translated to MLLGEFSEQLNRYLKSDFFQDYGPNGIQVEGKEEVHRIATAVSANLKTIQMAIDKHCDALVVHHGLFWNGDPYPIRGAKKKKIKLLLDNQISLLAYHLPLDAHQEIGNNWKAAQDLGWENLESFKSRKGMDIGVKGRFKSIFIEHFIKTLETYYEHPAHLALGGKEYLENAALISGGAYRELIVVAEAGIDCFITGNFDEPAWAMAYEENIHFLALGHSATERVAPKALAEYLSREMKLDSEFIDVQNPF
- the tyrS gene encoding tyrosine--tRNA ligase produces the protein MKNLIYKLKERGFIDSVTDHKLFSLTKHPIKVYAGFDPTSNSLHLGNLIAMIGLAWFHRFGHKPIALIGGATGMIGDPSGRNTERNILDSKTIHINSIGIRRSLEAVLKTDVMILDNASWFREMGYISFLRDIGKFFRLGPMLAKESVKTRLTSKEGISYTEFSYQLFQAYDFLHLFREHEVTLQIGGSDQWGNIVAGTELVRRLTGTSVNGMTFPLLTRSDGKKFGKSEKGAIWLNPDRLPSYDFYQYFFSIPDADIPKMFRMLTFLDLEEIREIEDSMRAKDYIPNSAQRRLAEEVTKIVHGQQGLNEAISITKAAQPGSHTQLTSETLRTLVSGLPSQTLLVDKVVGVKLIDLLVKCHLLESKGEARRMIIGGGVSLNNVKVSDEELVLSKTHLVENEFVLISLGKKKKLVIRIS
- a CDS encoding HU family DNA-binding protein, with the protein product MATMTKKKLITTISQDEGLHPNHVRAVIQNFLDKMTEALAKGDRLEFRDFGVLQVVKRKPKIGRNPKNSSVPIHIPARRAVKFTPGKKMRRLIETSKGE
- a CDS encoding acetyl-CoA carboxylase carboxyltransferase subunit alpha; translation: MDILPHEKQIVEYERTIQQFKEQNQKNSLFSQEEIHKFQKKLNKLKENIYSNLTPWERVQICRHPKRPRSTDYIQNICEDFIEIFGDRHFSDDRAVIGGLGKINGRKFMIIGQEKGNDTESRLHRNFGMLHPEGFRKGLRLARLAEKFHLPVVFLLDTPGAYPGLTAEERGQGWAIAYNLRELVRLTTPVIVLIVGEGCSGGALGMGIGDVIGMLEHAYYSVISPEGCASILWKDAGKNSEAAATLKMQAEDLVNFSVIDHIIYEPMGGAHHDRDQIYRDVKAFILEKWDLLKCYPPEVLLERRYQKFRKMGQFQTVNHETSSQVSSAES
- a CDS encoding ABC transporter ATP-binding protein; translation: MKLLLKSALLNRKHYALLLVTILAMFMLTIGSQMEMFALGVITKMGPDFFTLFGTEKEGRLQQANSVTLDQVESKWGVIASTPRGPISIDAANAYISHRGGMTIVQRLVAFLDRHFDIHRHLVHLAFILIFVAFFKATALFFHRYLTQLISIRVSRDLRQQYFEHIQSLPMKFYHDYDIGSLSARVSGDAGVVASAINSLLLNYIQAPFAVISTLFACFYISWKLSVVIFIGFPIIVLPIIYIAKKIKAISKQMQRNQEGFAAVLLDFLSGVMTIKVFAMESFSLKKYKEQNNKMAYLEECSARFGTAARPLLHTISSLFFALVILFGLYFFHLAAAELFVFCGLLYVFYEPIKKFAEENNNIFRGIAASERMYEVLNIDSAIQDEPDAMNFIELKELIEFRNVSFRYRDEWIIKNVSFTIKKGETVALLGPTGAGKSTLVKLLPRLYDIQEGDILIDGRSIKKYTQKSLREGIAFIPQKPFLFFDTIRANIAFGQNFTDQEIRAAARSAHAEEFIVQLPNSFDFQLEESGKNLSGGQQQRIAIARALVKNAPILVMDEATSSLDVVSEGRIRDAICNLHGKLTQIIIAHRFSTIEHADKIVYLENGTKIGEGSKEELIKNCPSFHRMYSLWHKQGTGLE